The DNA region CGCTTCGACGCCAACAACGGCTCCAAAATCTGAAGAATCGTTCCACCTGAACGACCAATACCGCTTTGATTCATTCGTGATCGGGCAATCGAACAGTTTTGCTCACGCCGCTGCGGTTGCCGTCGCCGAGTCACCCGCAAAGTCGTACAACCCTTTGTTTATCTATGGCGATTCAGGTCTTGGCAAAACTCACCTCTTGCACGCCATCGGCCACTACGCCATGGAGTTGTTTCATGGACTTCGCGTTCGTTACGTCAGTTCAGAAGACTTCACGAACGACTTCATTAACTCGATTGCCAATAACCAGGGTCCACAATTCCAGCAGCGGTACCGCAGTGTCGATATTTTGCTCGTCGACGATATCCAGTTTTTGAAGGGCAAGGCCGAGACGCAAGAGGCGTTCTTCCACACCTTCAACAGCCTTGTTGGTCAGAACAAGCAAATCGTTATCACGAGTGATGTTTCACCCGCGCAGCTCAAGGGCTTCGAAGACCGTATGCTCTCACGCTTCAGTTCTGGTCTCACCACAGATATTCAGGTGCCTGACCTCGAGACGCGTATCGCGATTCTTCGCAAAAAATGCCAGCGCGAGAACATCATTGTTGACCCCGAGATTCTCGAACTCATCGCGTCGAAGCTCAACTCAAACATTCGTGAGCTTGAGGGAAGCCTCAACCGCGTTCGCGCATACGCGAGCCTCAACGATCAGCCGATCGACCTTCACGTCGCGCAAACCGTTCTCAAAGACATCGTTTCGCTCGATGATAATG from Leucobacter sp. UCMA 4100 includes:
- the dnaA gene encoding chromosomal replication initiator protein DnaA is translated as MNDPEISPSMAAQLALALPRGMGAGMLYLAVQHEFTQRLLDSQLRPVIMQAIAQHPNAGSIDNFAVLVDTDVSEELEAEAHAYEQQSSREQQHENVQAGSTGSSRTAAPSLDSAESANQERDSDAHAEAGFVPSGTASHSAAPSQRNYASTPTTAPKSEESFHLNDQYRFDSFVIGQSNSFAHAAAVAVAESPAKSYNPLFIYGDSGLGKTHLLHAIGHYAMELFHGLRVRYVSSEDFTNDFINSIANNQGPQFQQRYRSVDILLVDDIQFLKGKAETQEAFFHTFNSLVGQNKQIVITSDVSPAQLKGFEDRMLSRFSSGLTTDIQVPDLETRIAILRKKCQRENIIVDPEILELIASKLNSNIRELEGSLNRVRAYASLNDQPIDLHVAQTVLKDIVSLDDNEILPTDIVGVVANYFNLSVDDLYGQSRIQEIAFARQIAMYLCRDLTPLSLPKIGQLFGGRDHSTVIYAHKKITQLIAERRSVYNQVAELTSKLKHNSA